From a region of the Streptomyces sp. NBC_00193 genome:
- a CDS encoding CdaR family transcriptional regulator — MKGDYQDLVDEISALLGAPATLENRDFRLIAFGAHDSDDDLAMDPVRTRSILTRQSTAAVRSWFEGFGIARATGPVRIPAAPDAGVFRGRICLPVRYRGIVQGYVWLLDQEPGPDAEALDAAMEVAQRIGLLLAEEARAGADLSREFLAVLTAGRGWQQDMAVAALRVALGPSGEGAHAAVCVSPWSGEAPASVPGAAAVCVVPWPGAGEQQPHPGGGGPAGHSLAVLIRLRGADPLAPALTAISRLMPRAAGGTGAAATPGTPKQVAATRSAATGGKTTAPAAAAGVTSGVTAGVSDPVRALTALPAAWQQATAAARAAAAAGPRLGPVAQWSAIGPYRMLASVAEEALDDPVARALRGPANPELARTAEVFLDCAGQAGRAAAALGIHRQTLYYRLSRVEQLTGLDLDEGEDRLLLHMALKAARLA; from the coding sequence GTGAAGGGCGATTACCAGGACCTGGTGGACGAGATTTCGGCGCTGCTCGGCGCTCCGGCGACGCTGGAGAACCGGGACTTCCGCCTCATCGCCTTCGGCGCGCACGACAGCGATGACGATCTGGCCATGGACCCCGTACGGACCCGCTCGATCCTGACCCGCCAGTCGACGGCGGCCGTCCGGTCCTGGTTCGAGGGCTTCGGCATCGCCCGCGCCACCGGGCCGGTCAGGATCCCGGCCGCCCCCGACGCCGGTGTCTTCCGGGGCCGGATCTGCCTGCCGGTGCGCTACCGCGGGATCGTCCAGGGCTACGTATGGCTCCTCGATCAGGAGCCCGGCCCCGACGCGGAGGCGCTGGACGCCGCCATGGAGGTGGCCCAGCGGATCGGGCTGCTGCTCGCGGAGGAGGCCCGGGCGGGGGCCGACCTGTCCCGGGAGTTCCTCGCGGTGCTCACCGCCGGGCGCGGCTGGCAGCAGGACATGGCGGTGGCCGCGCTACGGGTGGCACTCGGTCCGAGCGGCGAGGGAGCGCACGCCGCGGTCTGCGTGAGCCCGTGGTCCGGCGAGGCCCCGGCTTCGGTCCCGGGAGCGGCGGCCGTGTGCGTGGTCCCCTGGCCGGGGGCCGGCGAGCAGCAACCCCACCCGGGCGGCGGCGGCCCGGCGGGGCACTCCCTCGCGGTCCTGATCCGCCTGCGCGGCGCGGACCCGCTGGCTCCGGCACTCACCGCGATCTCCCGCCTGATGCCCCGCGCGGCCGGCGGGACCGGGGCCGCCGCCACCCCCGGCACGCCGAAGCAGGTCGCCGCCACCCGGAGCGCAGCGACCGGCGGCAAGACCACCGCACCGGCGGCGGCCGCCGGAGTGACCTCCGGAGTGACAGCCGGGGTGTCCGACCCCGTGCGGGCGCTCACCGCACTGCCCGCCGCCTGGCAGCAGGCCACCGCCGCCGCCCGGGCCGCAGCCGCCGCCGGCCCGCGGCTCGGCCCGGTCGCGCAGTGGTCGGCGATCGGGCCCTACCGCATGCTGGCCTCCGTCGCCGAGGAGGCCCTCGACGACCCGGTGGCCCGCGCCCTGCGCGGCCCGGCCAACCCCGAACTGGCCCGTACGGCCGAGGTGTTCCTGGACTGCGCCGGCCAGGCGGGCCGCGCGGCGGCGGCCCTGGGAATCCACCGCCAGACCCTGTACTACCGGCTGTCCCGGGTGGAGCAGCTCACCGGGCTCGACCTGGACGAGGGCGAGGACCGCCTGCTCCTCCACATGGCCCTCAAGGCCGCCCGCCTGGCGTAG
- a CDS encoding AAA family ATPase encodes MSAPPADEDVLRRHFVAIATSEYDDPGFGPLAVGDEVKAMRAWLCSPDLGARAFAPLYPRLAEDPTKGAVRDALEDPPPERRWREADAAVVFVTGHGVIEGGAHWTVLKATESDRLASTALRTVDLVNWLRDTRIRHLFLVLDQCFAGQTIAEVAAFETNLPGTWLALPSATKDKEAVTGALTAAVTAFLDELRSPVGEAYAGPEIPLLDVRVFLDGVQGKLGVGQRLIPLPGSQLSGPHPCLPNPHYRPEDRTPVAARRSDLALPQSDVNAHWEPRSRGVARSSEPGWLFTGRRKLVEDIMAAAGGRAGATVVTGAAGSGKSSALARLVTLSDPAFRARYRDHLETVPEELRPREGAVDVAVLATGKTAHEVIAQLCAALDVPTPAVAGATPSLDEWITAWQHWLATGSTPLVVVLDALDEAGDPLTLLTGVLARLDPHHERMRLIIGVRSPGGDDGTPPTAPPARGVPLADQAERLLAAHRIRVDEAPWWHDGDLADYAADILATTPGSPYAGTDPQTVTAVARALAAHAGTSFLVTRIAAASLAARPAPVDPADRSWLATVDAGVLGVFRADLEAHRPDPEDRLTAVHLLRAVAFARGRGLPWRRIWPAFANAVADDPERTYGDTDIADLLASPLGGYLTTDTADGTTVYRLFHDALNTTLRENWRGLLAADRPRPTPGGRP; translated from the coding sequence GTGAGCGCGCCACCGGCCGACGAAGACGTCCTGCGACGGCACTTCGTCGCCATCGCCACCTCCGAGTACGACGATCCCGGCTTCGGGCCCCTGGCCGTGGGGGACGAGGTGAAGGCCATGCGCGCGTGGCTGTGTTCACCCGACCTCGGAGCGCGGGCCTTCGCACCGCTGTACCCGCGTCTGGCGGAGGATCCGACCAAGGGCGCCGTTCGCGACGCCCTGGAGGATCCCCCGCCGGAGCGGCGGTGGCGGGAGGCGGACGCGGCGGTCGTCTTCGTCACCGGCCACGGCGTCATCGAGGGAGGCGCGCACTGGACGGTACTGAAGGCGACCGAATCCGACCGGCTGGCGTCCACCGCCCTGCGGACGGTGGACCTGGTCAACTGGCTCAGGGACACCCGGATCCGCCACTTGTTCCTGGTCCTCGACCAGTGCTTCGCGGGGCAGACGATCGCCGAGGTCGCCGCGTTCGAGACCAACCTGCCCGGCACCTGGCTGGCGCTCCCCAGCGCGACGAAGGACAAGGAGGCCGTGACAGGGGCGCTGACCGCTGCGGTGACCGCGTTCCTCGACGAACTGCGCTCCCCGGTGGGTGAGGCGTACGCCGGACCGGAGATCCCGCTGCTGGACGTACGGGTGTTCCTGGACGGCGTACAGGGCAAACTCGGCGTCGGCCAACGGCTGATCCCGCTGCCGGGCAGTCAGCTGTCGGGCCCGCACCCCTGCCTGCCCAATCCCCACTACCGCCCCGAGGACAGGACCCCCGTCGCCGCGCGCCGCAGCGACCTGGCGCTGCCCCAGAGCGACGTCAACGCCCACTGGGAGCCCCGCTCGCGCGGCGTGGCCCGATCGAGCGAGCCGGGCTGGCTGTTCACGGGCCGCCGGAAACTGGTCGAGGACATCATGGCCGCGGCCGGTGGCCGGGCGGGGGCGACGGTGGTCACCGGGGCCGCGGGCAGCGGCAAGTCCTCGGCCCTGGCCCGGCTGGTGACCTTGAGCGACCCCGCGTTCCGCGCCCGCTACCGCGACCACCTGGAGACCGTCCCCGAGGAACTCCGCCCCCGCGAGGGGGCGGTGGACGTGGCGGTCCTGGCCACCGGAAAGACCGCCCACGAGGTCATCGCCCAACTCTGCGCGGCCCTCGACGTCCCCACTCCCGCGGTCGCGGGGGCCACGCCGTCACTCGACGAATGGATCACCGCCTGGCAGCACTGGCTCGCCACCGGCAGCACGCCGCTCGTCGTCGTCCTCGACGCCCTCGACGAGGCCGGCGACCCGCTCACCCTCCTCACCGGCGTCCTGGCCCGCCTCGACCCCCACCACGAGCGGATGCGGCTGATCATCGGCGTGCGCTCGCCCGGCGGCGACGACGGCACCCCGCCCACGGCACCTCCCGCGCGGGGCGTGCCACTCGCCGACCAGGCCGAACGGCTGCTCGCGGCGCACCGCATCCGTGTCGACGAAGCCCCCTGGTGGCACGACGGAGACCTGGCCGACTACGCCGCCGACATCCTCGCCACCACCCCGGGCAGCCCCTACGCCGGGACCGATCCGCAGACCGTCACGGCCGTGGCGCGCGCCCTGGCCGCTCATGCGGGCACGTCCTTCCTGGTGACCCGCATCGCCGCGGCCTCCCTCGCCGCCCGGCCCGCCCCCGTGGACCCCGCCGACCGGTCCTGGCTGGCGACGGTCGACGCCGGTGTCCTCGGTGTCTTCCGAGCCGATCTCGAGGCCCACCGGCCCGACCCCGAAGACCGGCTGACGGCGGTCCACCTGCTGCGCGCCGTCGCCTTCGCCCGGGGCCGCGGCCTTCCCTGGCGACGGATCTGGCCGGCGTTCGCCAACGCCGTCGCCGACGACCCCGAGCGCACCTACGGAGACACCGACATCGCCGACCTCCTCGCCTCACCGCTCGGCGGCTACCTCACCACCGACACCGCGGACGGCACCACCGTCTACCGCCTGTTCCACGACGCCCTGAACACCACCCTGCGCGAGAACTGGCGGGGTCTGCTCGCCGCGGACCGGCCTCGTCCTACGCCAGGCGGGCGGCCTTGA
- a CDS encoding WD40 repeat domain-containing protein: protein MSTADDGDGAGAVSGGRARAQTGAQTRAEVRAVEARIARELSRFTRPGGPPAAGSAPPPYVRRHAVEHAAAGGVLDERFLSWEFLPHVDAGRLRAVPRPAASGAPEGSGPGRELLDVWRHAAHAWDWDGAPGNAATLSLYAVCSGLSGGPVAEAGWTGRWAAWDLGRGEILGRHDMAVLAVAAVVLPDGRALAVSGGDDATVRIWDLATGQPVGEPLTGHTRRVQGAAAVVLPDGRPLAVSGGDDGTVRVWDLATGRPVGEPLRGHAGRVWSVAAVVLPDGGALAVSGGDDGTVRVWDLTTGEPVGEPLTGRSHGVAAMAAVVLPDGRALVGSGGRAGTLGVWDLVTGRPVCEPLNDRYPPTVSAVAAVLLPDGRALAVTGGQYNRVEVWDLTTGRPVAELSTGGPRRALLTRVDDGVRGVAAVVLPDGRALAVSGSEDHTLRVWDVAAGRPVGEPLSGHSGMVWSVAAVVLPDGRALAVSGSRDQTVRMWDLAAGHTVDQPFRGHRGRVRSVAVVVRPDGRALALSGGDDAALRVWDLGGGEPVGEPLTDHTDWVRDVAAVALPDGRALAISTSNNRASVGVWDLDDFLLLGRLPRSYGRTDGVVAAVVLPGRPVLAVVGSDDALVRVWDVLRGELVGAPLAGHTGRVGSVAAVALPDGRALAVSGSDDATVRVWDVVAGEPVGEPLTGHTDWVRSVAAVVLPDGRALAVSGGDDATVRVWDLATGEPLGGPLTGHTGPVWSVAAVVLPDGRAVAVSGGEDATARVWDMSTGQALGVPLRAPGPVTALAAELVDGELVVVLGGAGLAVVTVRV, encoded by the coding sequence GTGAGTACGGCTGACGACGGCGATGGCGCCGGCGCCGTGTCCGGCGGTCGTGCGCGGGCGCAGACCGGGGCACAGACCCGGGCGGAGGTCCGGGCGGTGGAGGCCAGGATCGCGCGCGAGCTGTCCCGCTTCACCCGGCCGGGCGGCCCGCCCGCCGCCGGCTCCGCTCCGCCTCCGTACGTACGCCGGCACGCCGTGGAGCACGCGGCGGCGGGCGGGGTGCTCGACGAGCGGTTCCTCTCGTGGGAGTTCCTTCCCCACGTCGATGCCGGCCGGCTGCGGGCGGTCCCGCGCCCGGCGGCGTCCGGGGCGCCGGAAGGCAGTGGGCCCGGGCGGGAGCTGCTGGACGTGTGGCGGCACGCCGCGCACGCGTGGGACTGGGACGGTGCGCCGGGCAATGCCGCGACGTTGAGCCTGTACGCGGTGTGTTCCGGCCTGTCGGGCGGTCCGGTCGCCGAGGCCGGGTGGACCGGGCGCTGGGCGGCCTGGGACCTGGGCCGGGGCGAGATCCTCGGCAGACACGACATGGCGGTGCTGGCCGTGGCCGCGGTGGTGCTGCCCGACGGCCGCGCGCTGGCCGTCTCCGGCGGTGACGACGCCACGGTACGGATCTGGGACCTGGCCACCGGCCAGCCGGTCGGCGAACCGCTGACCGGCCACACCCGCCGGGTGCAGGGGGCGGCCGCGGTGGTGCTGCCGGACGGCCGTCCCCTGGCCGTCTCCGGGGGTGATGACGGCACCGTGCGGGTGTGGGACCTGGCCACCGGCCGGCCGGTCGGTGAACCGCTGAGGGGTCATGCGGGCCGGGTGTGGTCGGTGGCGGCGGTGGTGCTGCCCGACGGCGGGGCGCTGGCGGTCTCCGGTGGCGACGACGGCACGGTGCGCGTCTGGGATCTGACCACGGGCGAGCCGGTCGGTGAACCGCTGACGGGTCGTAGCCACGGGGTCGCGGCCATGGCGGCGGTGGTGCTGCCCGATGGCCGTGCGCTCGTGGGCTCCGGTGGTCGAGCAGGGACGCTGGGGGTCTGGGATCTGGTTACCGGCCGACCCGTCTGCGAACCCCTGAACGACCGCTATCCGCCGACGGTGTCGGCGGTGGCCGCGGTACTGCTGCCCGACGGTCGCGCGCTGGCGGTGACGGGTGGCCAGTACAACCGGGTGGAGGTGTGGGATCTGACCACCGGCCGGCCGGTGGCCGAGCTGTCCACCGGCGGCCCACGGCGTGCGCTCCTTACGCGGGTGGACGACGGTGTCCGAGGAGTGGCGGCGGTGGTCCTGCCCGACGGCCGGGCACTGGCGGTCTCCGGCAGTGAGGATCACACGCTGCGGGTCTGGGACGTGGCTGCCGGAAGACCGGTCGGTGAGCCGCTGTCCGGGCACAGCGGAATGGTGTGGTCGGTGGCGGCGGTGGTGCTGCCCGACGGCCGGGCACTGGCCGTCTCCGGCAGCCGTGACCAGACGGTGCGGATGTGGGACCTGGCCGCCGGGCACACGGTCGACCAGCCCTTTCGCGGCCACAGGGGCCGAGTGCGGTCGGTGGCGGTGGTGGTGCGCCCCGACGGCCGGGCGCTGGCCCTCTCCGGAGGTGACGATGCCGCGTTGCGGGTGTGGGACTTGGGCGGCGGTGAGCCGGTGGGTGAACCGCTGACCGATCACACCGACTGGGTGCGGGACGTGGCGGCGGTGGCGCTGCCCGATGGCCGTGCGCTCGCGATCTCGACCAGCAACAACAGGGCGAGCGTGGGGGTGTGGGACCTGGACGACTTCCTTCTCTTGGGCCGGCTTCCGCGCAGCTACGGGAGGACGGACGGCGTGGTGGCCGCGGTGGTGCTGCCCGGTCGCCCTGTGCTGGCCGTCGTCGGGAGCGACGATGCCCTGGTGCGGGTGTGGGACGTGCTCAGGGGCGAGCTGGTGGGTGCGCCCTTGGCCGGTCATACGGGTCGGGTGGGGTCGGTGGCGGCCGTGGCACTGCCCGACGGCCGGGCGCTGGCGGTCTCCGGCAGTGACGATGCCACGGTGCGGGTCTGGGACGTGGTTGCCGGCGAGCCGGTCGGTGAACCGCTGACCGGCCACACCGACTGGGTGCGGTCGGTGGCGGCCGTGGTGCTGCCCGACGGCCGGGCGCTGGCGGTCTCCGGGGGTGACGATGCCACGGTGCGGGTCTGGGACCTGGCGACCGGTGAGCCGCTGGGCGGACCGCTGACCGGGCATACGGGCCCGGTGTGGTCGGTGGCGGCGGTGGTGCTGCCCGATGGCCGGGCGGTGGCGGTCTCCGGAGGTGAGGACGCCACGGCGCGGGTCTGGGACATGTCTACGGGACAGGCGTTGGGCGTTCCCCTGCGTGCGCCGGGACCCGTGACGGCGTTGGCCGCCGAGCTCGTGGACGGAGAGCTGGTCGTGGTGCTGGGGGGTGCGGGACTGGCGGTGGTCACGGTGCGGGTCTAG
- a CDS encoding TetR/AcrR family transcriptional regulator has protein sequence MGHREDLLEGAKKCLVEKGFVGTTARDIVKASGANLASIGYHYGSKDALMTEAFIAVIQEWGDQFTTGVEGEGGSLERFRSVWDGVHAGREESGPIWAASMEIALTPGRLPELRTMLAASQGEGRKGLISMFTGVPEEDLTEDDLRTTGAFYQALLNGFMLQWLFDPASAATPAELTEGMRRAVAAMAKGPVDGSGSDSAG, from the coding sequence ATGGGACATCGCGAAGACTTGCTGGAAGGCGCCAAGAAGTGCCTGGTCGAGAAGGGTTTCGTGGGCACGACCGCCCGCGACATCGTCAAGGCCTCGGGTGCGAACCTGGCCTCGATCGGCTACCACTACGGCTCCAAGGACGCCCTCATGACGGAGGCGTTCATCGCCGTCATCCAGGAGTGGGGTGACCAGTTCACGACCGGGGTGGAGGGTGAGGGCGGCTCGCTGGAGCGCTTCCGCTCGGTATGGGACGGGGTGCACGCCGGGCGCGAGGAGTCCGGCCCGATCTGGGCGGCCAGCATGGAGATCGCGCTGACGCCCGGTCGGCTGCCGGAACTGCGCACGATGCTCGCCGCCTCGCAGGGGGAGGGGCGCAAGGGGCTCATCTCCATGTTCACCGGCGTGCCCGAGGAGGACCTGACGGAGGACGACCTGCGCACCACCGGCGCCTTCTACCAGGCCCTGCTGAACGGGTTCATGCTCCAGTGGCTCTTCGACCCCGCGTCGGCCGCGACCCCGGCGGAACTGACGGAGGGAATGCGGCGGGCGGTGGCGGCGATGGCGAAGGGGCCGGTGGACGGGTCCGGTTCGGATTCCGCCGGGTGA
- a CDS encoding MFS transporter, with protein MTNPAARLAGRREWTALTVLLLPLLLVSMDVSVLYFAIPAITRELDPSATQQLWIFDSYAFALSGLLITMGSLGDRIGRRKLLLTGAAAFGLASVAAAYASSAEMLIAARVLLGIGGATLMPSTLALVRNLFQDDRQRGKAIAIWSGAMTAGIALGSVMSGVMLNHFWWGSVFLINVPAMLLLLVLVPVLVPEFKDPAPGRFDLLSVPLSMAAVLPVVYGLKEIAAEGFTPLYAGCLAAGLAFGWLFVRRQRTRDDAMVSRALFRERGFGAGIGLNTIAAFAMMGSAYFTTQYLQSVLGMGTLEAALWSLAPSVFIGAAAPASAALAQKTDRAYVISGGFVLAAAGFALISLVDTDSLWLLLTGAGVLACGIVTVMSLVSDMALGSAPAEKAGSAASLLETGQEFGGALGMALLGSLGTAVYRSDLAGSEPAVRETLGGAVATAQELGGAAGGQVLTAAREAFVHGMQYAAWGGTVLLLAAAVLAAALLRGRGAQAQDPAKPAAAVEALTH; from the coding sequence ATGACGAACCCCGCAGCACGCCTCGCCGGTCGCCGCGAATGGACCGCACTCACCGTTCTCCTGCTCCCCCTGCTCCTCGTCTCGATGGACGTCTCCGTCCTCTACTTCGCCATCCCGGCCATCACCCGGGAGCTGGACCCCAGCGCCACCCAGCAGCTCTGGATCTTCGACAGCTACGCCTTCGCCCTCTCGGGCCTGCTCATCACGATGGGCTCGCTCGGCGACCGGATCGGCCGCCGCAAGCTGCTGCTGACCGGCGCGGCCGCCTTCGGACTCGCCTCCGTCGCCGCCGCCTACGCCTCCAGCGCCGAGATGCTCATCGCTGCCCGGGTGCTCCTCGGAATCGGCGGCGCGACCCTGATGCCGTCCACGCTGGCCCTGGTACGCAACCTCTTCCAGGACGACAGGCAGCGCGGCAAGGCCATCGCGATCTGGTCCGGCGCCATGACCGCCGGCATCGCCCTCGGCTCGGTCATGAGCGGGGTGATGCTGAACCACTTCTGGTGGGGCTCCGTCTTCCTGATCAACGTGCCCGCGATGCTGCTCCTGCTGGTCCTGGTCCCCGTGCTGGTCCCCGAGTTCAAGGACCCGGCGCCCGGCCGCTTCGACCTGCTGAGCGTGCCGCTGTCTATGGCCGCCGTGCTGCCGGTGGTCTACGGGCTCAAGGAGATCGCCGCCGAGGGCTTCACCCCGCTGTACGCCGGCTGCCTCGCCGCCGGCCTGGCCTTCGGCTGGCTCTTCGTGCGCCGCCAGCGCACCCGTGACGACGCGATGGTCTCCCGGGCACTCTTCCGGGAGCGCGGCTTCGGCGCCGGCATCGGCCTGAACACCATCGCCGCCTTCGCCATGATGGGCTCGGCCTACTTCACCACCCAGTACCTGCAGTCGGTGCTCGGCATGGGCACCCTGGAAGCCGCCCTCTGGAGCCTCGCCCCCTCGGTCTTCATCGGCGCCGCCGCCCCCGCCAGTGCGGCCCTGGCCCAGAAGACCGACAGGGCCTACGTCATCTCGGGCGGCTTCGTCCTCGCCGCCGCCGGGTTCGCCCTGATCAGCCTGGTGGACACCGACTCGCTGTGGCTGCTGCTGACCGGAGCCGGGGTCCTCGCCTGCGGGATCGTCACCGTGATGTCCCTGGTCTCCGACATGGCCCTCGGCTCCGCCCCTGCCGAGAAGGCCGGCTCGGCCGCCTCCCTGCTGGAGACCGGCCAGGAGTTCGGCGGCGCCCTCGGAATGGCCCTCCTGGGCAGCCTGGGCACGGCCGTCTACCGCTCCGACCTGGCCGGCTCCGAGCCCGCCGTGCGGGAGACCCTCGGCGGGGCCGTGGCCACCGCCCAGGAGCTCGGCGGCGCGGCCGGAGGGCAGGTCCTGACGGCGGCCCGGGAGGCCTTCGTGCACGGGATGCAGTACGCGGCCTGGGGCGGTACGGTCCTCCTGCTCGCGGCGGCGGTGCTCGCCGCGGCCCTGCTCCGGGGCCGCGGAGCCCAGGCCCAGGACCCGGCGAAGCCGGCCGCGGCCGTCGAAGCGCTCACGCACTGA
- the serA gene encoding phosphoglycerate dehydrogenase — translation MSSKPVVLIAEELSPATVEALGPDFEIRHCNGADRAELLPAIVDVDAILVRSATKVDAEAIAAAKKLKVVARAGVGLDNVDVSSATKAGVMVVNAPTSNIVTAAELACGLLVATARNIPQANTALKNGEWKRNKYTGVELSEKTLGVVGLGRIGVLVAQRMSAFGMKIVAYDPYVQPARAAQMGVKMLTLDELLEVADFITVHLPKTPETLGLIGDEALHKVKPSVRIVNAARGGIVDEAALYSAIKEGRVAGAGLDVYAKEPCTDSPLFELDQVVCTPHLGASTDEAQEKAGVSVAKSVRLALAGELVPDAVNVQGGVIAEDVRPGLPLAEKLGRIFTALAGEVAVRLDVEVCGEITQHDVKVLELSALKGVFEDVVDETVSYVNAPLFAQERGVEVRLTTSSESPDHRNVVTVRGTLSDGQEVSVSGTLVGPKHLQKIVGIGDYDVDLALADHMIVLRYADRPGVVGAVGRILGEAGLNIAGMQVARAEEGGEALAVLTVDAEAPVNVLADIATEIGAVSARTVSLG, via the coding sequence GTGAGCTCGAAACCTGTCGTACTCATTGCCGAAGAGCTGTCGCCCGCCACTGTCGAGGCGCTCGGCCCGGACTTCGAGATCCGGCACTGCAACGGTGCCGACCGCGCGGAGCTGCTCCCCGCGATCGTGGACGTCGACGCGATCCTGGTCCGCTCCGCGACCAAGGTCGACGCCGAGGCCATCGCCGCAGCCAAGAAGCTGAAGGTCGTCGCCCGTGCGGGCGTCGGTCTCGACAACGTCGACGTCTCGTCCGCCACCAAGGCCGGCGTGATGGTCGTGAACGCTCCGACCTCCAACATCGTCACCGCCGCCGAGCTGGCCTGTGGCCTGCTCGTCGCGACGGCCCGCAACATTCCGCAGGCCAACACCGCCCTGAAGAACGGCGAGTGGAAGCGGAACAAGTACACGGGTGTCGAGCTCAGCGAGAAGACCCTCGGTGTCGTCGGCCTCGGCCGCATCGGCGTCCTGGTCGCCCAGCGCATGTCGGCCTTCGGCATGAAGATCGTCGCGTACGACCCCTACGTGCAGCCCGCGCGCGCCGCCCAGATGGGCGTCAAGATGCTGACGCTCGACGAGCTGCTCGAGGTCGCCGACTTCATCACCGTGCACCTGCCCAAGACCCCCGAGACCCTCGGTCTCATCGGGGACGAGGCCCTGCACAAGGTCAAGCCGTCCGTCCGCATCGTCAACGCCGCCCGCGGCGGGATCGTGGACGAGGCAGCGCTGTACTCGGCCATCAAGGAAGGCCGCGTCGCCGGCGCCGGCCTCGACGTGTACGCGAAGGAGCCCTGCACGGACTCCCCGCTGTTCGAGCTCGACCAGGTCGTCTGCACCCCGCACCTCGGCGCGTCCACGGACGAGGCCCAGGAGAAGGCCGGTGTCTCGGTCGCCAAGTCGGTGCGCCTCGCGCTCGCCGGCGAGCTCGTGCCCGACGCGGTCAACGTCCAGGGCGGCGTCATCGCCGAGGACGTCCGTCCCGGCCTGCCGCTCGCCGAGAAGCTCGGCCGCATCTTCACCGCCCTCGCGGGCGAGGTCGCGGTCCGCCTCGACGTCGAGGTCTGCGGCGAGATCACCCAGCACGACGTGAAGGTGCTCGAACTCTCCGCGCTCAAGGGTGTCTTCGAGGACGTCGTCGACGAGACGGTCTCCTACGTCAACGCCCCCCTCTTCGCACAGGAGCGCGGGGTCGAGGTCCGTCTGACCACCTCCTCGGAGTCCCCGGACCACCGCAACGTGGTGACCGTCCGCGGCACCCTGTCGGACGGCCAGGAGGTCTCGGTCTCCGGCACGCTCGTGGGCCCGAAGCACCTGCAGAAGATCGTCGGCATCGGCGACTACGACGTGGACCTGGCGCTCGCCGACCACATGATCGTCCTGCGTTACGCCGACCGCCCGGGCGTGGTCGGCGCCGTCGGCCGCATCCTCGGTGAGGCCGGCCTCAACATCGCGGGCATGCAGGTCGCCCGCGCCGAAGAGGGCGGCGAGGCCCTCGCGGTCCTCACCGTCGACGCCGAGGCCCCGGTGAACGTCCTCGCGGACATCGCCACCGAGATCGGCGCCGTCTCGGCCCGTACGGTCAGCCTCGGCTGA
- the ilvC gene encoding ketol-acid reductoisomerase: MAELFYENDADLSIIQGRKVAVIGYGSQGHAHALSLRDSGVDVVVGLHEGSKSKAKAEEQGLKVLPVAEAAAWANVIMILTPDPLQAEIYAASIESHLEEGDALFFGHGFNVRYGFIKPPTNVDVALVAPKGPGHLVRRQYEEGRGVPCIAAVEQDFTGSAFQLALSYAAGIGGTRAGVIKTTFTEETETDLFGEQAVLCGGASALVKAGFETLTEAGYQPEIAYFECLHELKLIVDLMYEGGLEKMRWSVSETAEWGDYITGPRIITDATKAEMKKVLAEIQSGEFANTWMAEYKAGLPKYNEYKSADEAHLLETTGKKLRKLMSWVDNDES, encoded by the coding sequence GTGGCCGAGCTGTTCTACGAGAACGACGCCGACCTGTCCATCATCCAGGGCCGCAAGGTCGCGGTCATCGGTTACGGCAGCCAGGGCCACGCCCACGCGCTGTCGCTCCGTGACTCCGGCGTCGACGTCGTCGTCGGCCTGCACGAGGGCTCGAAGTCCAAGGCCAAGGCCGAGGAGCAGGGCCTGAAGGTCCTGCCCGTCGCCGAGGCCGCGGCCTGGGCGAACGTCATCATGATCCTGACCCCGGACCCGCTCCAGGCCGAGATCTACGCCGCGTCCATCGAGTCCCACCTGGAAGAGGGCGACGCGCTCTTCTTCGGCCACGGCTTCAACGTCCGGTACGGCTTCATCAAGCCCCCCACCAACGTGGACGTCGCCCTGGTCGCCCCGAAGGGCCCGGGTCACCTGGTTCGCCGTCAGTACGAGGAAGGCCGCGGCGTGCCCTGCATCGCCGCCGTGGAGCAGGACTTCACCGGTTCCGCCTTCCAGCTCGCGCTGTCGTACGCGGCCGGCATCGGCGGCACGCGCGCCGGCGTCATCAAGACCACGTTCACCGAGGAGACCGAGACCGACCTGTTCGGTGAGCAGGCCGTTCTCTGCGGTGGCGCCTCCGCGCTGGTGAAGGCCGGTTTCGAGACGCTGACCGAGGCCGGTTACCAGCCCGAGATCGCGTACTTCGAGTGCCTGCACGAGCTGAAGCTCATCGTCGACCTCATGTACGAGGGCGGCCTGGAGAAGATGCGCTGGTCGGTCTCCGAGACCGCCGAGTGGGGCGACTACATCACCGGTCCCCGCATCATCACCGACGCCACCAAGGCCGAGATGAAGAAGGTCCTCGCGGAGATCCAGAGCGGCGAGTTCGCCAACACCTGGATGGCCGAGTACAAGGCCGGTCTGCCGAAGTACAACGAGTACAAGAGCGCCGACGAGGCGCACCTGCTCGAGACCACCGGCAAGAAGCTCCGCAAGCTGATGAGCTGGGTCGACAACGACGAGAGCTGA